The following is a genomic window from Chania multitudinisentens RB-25.
TTTAACACCATGCTGATAGAAGGCTCATTAAATAATTCCTGTGTTGTCTGCGCTGATAACGTACGGGTAAAGTACCATTCACCGTTATAGCAAACTCGTAGATCCAACACGCCGATATCTTCAAAACGGTAAACCGGCTTAATTTCAATCAACAACATGGCAAACATGAACAATACAAAAGCAGTAAAACCCCAAAATGCCAGCAACCCCATATAAGGCACCGGGTACATAACCGCAATCACGGCAAAATAACCTACAAACATGGCAAGGCACAGGTAACGGTGCTCGCGCGCAAATTCACTGTTGAAACGCGGCTTGCCGTCACGCCCTTCCTGCTGGTTAATCTGCTCTATTTCCTTCACCAAGATATTTTTAATCATATCCATCGCAATATAACCTCATGCATGAACACATCACTACCGTGATTAATATCCGCCTACGCTAACATGAGTACAGTTTAGCAGGGTAGATCAATTCTGATACAATTCACTATCAACTGTTATATTCAAGCGACTACAAGTTGCTATCTACTTGCAGCAACCCCAAAGAGGTATTAACTGAATAACAAAACCCCTGCTACTTAAGCGAAATGTATCTCTCTGCGGTTTATCACGGTTGTGCTGCCTTTCCTTGGGCAACCATAAACATGCGTTGAGCAACATCATCAGCCTGCTTGATTTTGCGTTTCTTCGGCTCGTCACCACACTGTACGGCGCGCATATAGGCAATTTCATGCGCTTGGTCGAGCATCGCAATGACATTGTCACGTGTAGATTTATCCAGATTACCCAAAATAGTAGTGATAATCGCCTGATAAGCATTTGAAGCCGAGGTTAGTGATTGTTCTCTGGCCTCTAGCACCTCAATACGTTGCAACAACGCCTGTAGTAACTCGGATTCAGACATAGAAGCCCCCTGCTGCCAAACCATTACCCTACCTGTTTATAGTTTAGCAAAGGATAATACGCTGCAAATACCCCATTCCACTGGTGGCCACCCTCTTCTCTTCACTCCACTTGATGGGAAGCGGGCTTTAATTTCATATGATATTTGAGAAAAACCAGTGGTCACTGTGTAGTCCCTCCAGTTTTTAGTACCACCGCCAATGAGGATCTCCGGCCAGTTTTTGCCTCGCATAGATAACCGGTGGCATATCACCCAGTGAGCTATGTGGGCGTTCCTCGTTATATTCTGTGCGCCAGTCTTCTGTGAGTTCACGTACTTCAGACAATGTTCTGAACAGATACATATCAAGTATTTCTGTTCGCAACGTTTTGTTAAATCGCTCGATAAATCCGTTCTGCATCGGCTTTCCGGGCTGAATAAAATCGAGTATCACTCCATGCATCTCTGCCCACTCGGATAAGGCTGCGGCAGTGAGTTCTGGCCCGTTATCACTTCGTATATAAGTCGGGTAGCCGCGTTCTGCACTTAATCGCTCCAGAATGCGCACAACACGATGAGCCGGTATATTCAAGTCAACTTCGATTGCCAGTGCTTCCCGGTTAAAGTCATCAACTACGTTAAATAACCGGAATCGCCGCCCGTCGCTCAAGGCATCACTCATAAAATCAACTGACCAACAGTGGTTCATTTTATGTGGAATAACCAACGGCTGTGGATGCCTGTTCGGTAAGCGTTTTTTTCCTTTGCGTCGGAAGTTGAGTTTTAACAATCGATAGATCCGGTAAACCCGCTTTGCATTCCACAGTAATCCTGCTTGGCGTAACTTATTGAACATAAGTCCAAAACCATAGGCCGGATACTGATGCGCCAGTTTTTGTAGCGCCTCAACCACAGGCAGATCCCGTACTGTGTTCGGGCAATAATGCAACAGGCTTCGACTGATACCGATAATCCGGCACCCGCGTCGTTCGCTGGCCTGATGTTCCGTCATGACGTAACGCACCAGCTCACGCTTTTCGGGTACCGTTAAAGTTTTTTTGAAACAACATCCTTAAGAATTTCATGATCTAAGCTCAAGGAAGCATACATCTGCTTTAACCGACGGTTTTCCTCTTCCAGCTCTTTCATTCGTTTGATATCAGAGGACTCCATGCCGCCGTATTTAGATTTCCAGTTATAATAGCTGGCTTCCGACACACCGTTTTCACGGCACACATCCTTCACATGCCGACCCCCTTCAACTTCTTTCAGGACCCTCAGGATCTGAGTTTCAGTGAAACGCGCTTTCTTCATGATGAGCCTCCATTGGTTGCATTTTAACCAGAGAACTCCATTAAGCGGTAAGACTAAATTCAGGGGGGACTACAGGTCACCCCACTCTGCATCCGAGTTAAAACCAAACGTACCAATCACACAATAAACCCCTTCACCAATACGTTCAGTAGTTACTGGACTGACTACATGTAGTTGGCTATGTTACATCCAAGCCAATCGACAAGGAAAAGTGATGGATACGGTTGAACAGGTAAAGGGATATTTTTACAAAGGTTACTGGAACCTGAAACCAGATGAGCTGTGGGCACTCATTCTAATTGATGCAATGAGTCAACATTTAGAGATTGGTGTAACAGCAGCGGCAGGGATTATTGCCGGATACCCCATATTGCCAACCCCCAGCAAACCCGCAGGTGCCACTAAAGGAACAAGCATTGCATCCATTCTTTCTAGAAAGATGCTGCCAAATGCCAGGCTGCCACTTGGGATGCAGATCCCTACAATTACTGGCCGTATTTCGAGTATGCGTATCTCACGCACTAATAAAATTGGAGCCATTATCGGTCGCTATGTACCCTGGATCGGGTATGGTGCTGCTATCTGGTATGCTCAGGCTATATTGCGGGATACCAGTCAAGTTTTTAACAGCATCGTCGCACCGAAAGACCGCATTCAATGGACATATTTCTGATGAGCATTGAAAAAGAGATAATTGATTATATTTTCGAGCAACATAGCCCACGAAAATATTATCTATTTGGCTCACGGCCAACGATCACGCTTGATACCGAGTTGACAGAAGCTGGTATAGATATCCTGTGGGAAGATGCTGAAGACACACTTGATTATTATTTTAAGCACTGGAAAGTAAAACTTGAAGGGTTTGATATAACGCGTTATTTCGATCCTGCCTTTTTGGGTTCACCTGAACCAGATCCGCCGCTAAAACCTCTATATGTCTGGATGCTTGTTGAGTCCGCCAAAGCTGGCCGCTGGCTCTATGACTGACAAATGGCCGGGAGAAATTGAACTGCACCCTTAAAGTTGGACAATAAATCCACAGGGTGCAGATTTTCATGCGAAGAAAATATTCCGTAAAATTCAAGGTGCAAGTCGCTAAGCACTACCTTTCACGAATCGAGGGAGCAGACTTGACGGCAAAGAGATTCAAGATCGATCATGGTACTGTCCGTAAGTGGGCTGAGGTTTATAAGGCTCATGGCCATGATGGTTTTGAGACGTCGTATCATCGTTTTTCTGCCGCCTCGAAGGAGGCTATTGTTCTTGATATGTGGGAGAATCATCTATCATCGCGACAGGTTGCTGCCAAGTATAAAATTGCTCCACCTACTGCTTCAAAGTGGGAAAAGTTGTATAACAGTGGCGGGATAGATGCATTGCAAGGAAACCGAAAGGAGCGACCGCCGATGATAAAAACCATCAAAATCACACCCAAACTGCCAAGCACACAATCGTCATCCTTCAGTTCCGAACAGGAAGAACTGGAATATCTTCGCGCAGAGAATGCTTACCTAAAAAAATTACAGGCCTTAATTCAGCAAGAAAACGAATTGATGCAAAAGAAAAAGCAAAAATCGTAAATGAATTAAGGCCATATCATGCACTACGCTTATTACTTCTGGTGGTTGGGTTACCGAGAAGTACGTTCTATTATCAACTACAAATTAGTGAAAGGCCTCAGCCTTACACGGAAGAAAAGAAGATTATTTTAGATATATTTCATAAACATAAAGGTAGGTACGGGTATCGTAGAATTACCGCAACAGCCCGTAAATTAGGCTATTGGATAAATCATAAGACGATCCAACGATTGATGCACGAGCTCAATATCGCTTCATTTGTTAGAAGGAAAAAATACCAGTCCTACAAAGGAGTACATGGAAAAGGTGTTCCGAACCATATCCAGCGCTGTTTCCAGGCTTCAGCTCCCAACCAGAAATGGGTAACTGATGTCACAGAATTCAATATCAATGGGAAAAAACTATATTTATCTCCCATTCTTGACCTATATAACAGTGAAATAATCTCCTATGAATTGGGTGATATCCCAAATTTGAAAATGGTTGATAAGATGCTTGGCAAAGCCATTGAAAAACTAAATACTTGCGAAAAGCCGATCCTTCACTCAGATCAAGGCTGGCAGTATCAGATGATACCATTTCAAGAAAATCTTAAAAAAAATGGAATTACTCAAAGTATGTCCCGAAAAGGAAATTGTCTGGACAACGCGGTAATTGAAAATTTCTTTGGGATACTGAAAACAGAGTGCTTTCATGGAAAACAGTTTGTTGATATAACTGATTTAACAAGGGAAATACACAGCTATATTCATTACTACAATCATGACAGGATAAAGATGAAACTTGGCGCTCTGAGCCCGGTACAATATCGGACTCAGAGTTAGTCGTCCAACTTTATGGGGTCAGTTCAAAATCCCGGCCCTCTTACTCCTCTACCGCATTATCGGGTTTATCAGCTACTGGCATTTCAACACGCAAATCAACCCTCCGGCCAACAGGGATATCAACCGGTGTACTGTCTGGTATCGGTACAAACACGGCGTTGCCATTTTTATCAACGGCACCGCTATCCATGCACTCGATGTTTCGCGTTGAGTATGGGCCAGTATCGTATGTTCGGTGATACGTGCGGATTTCAATGCCGCCATCTGGCAAGACTTTAGGCACCACCCACACAAGGCCGCGTTTGTTCTCATCAAGCGGGATTTCTATGCCGTTTCCGGCACCACCCCACGCGCCGTCGCCATTGAAGCCCAGAAGGCCGGAAACCCGGTAAACGGCAGTCGTGATGCGCTCGGTTGTCACCCCCTCACTTTCTGCATTCAGCACACTAGTGGCGTTACCAAACAGCCGGACTATCGGACTCGCGATTTTGATAAATCCGTTCGCGTCAACAGCGGTATTCCCAGCGTGATAAACAGAGTGGTTTGTCGTGCCGACGCGAACTTTTACACCGCTCACGCCCCCGGACACATTCGAGTCGCCCATCAGCACCAACGGTTTTGTCATCGCGTTGACTTCCAATCTATCGCTGTGCCGCAGTATTTTTGCTGTCGCTGTAGTGGAATTTCCATCAGCCGTAGCCAGCACTTGTCGTTACACCAAAGCTGTTTGCTCGGTATCCTGCGCGGGCATATGGTTGTAGCGTGAATGCGTTTACGCCAGTAAAGTTGTTTGACCCAGCTTGTGATGCATCGCCATAAAAATTCCACGTGTACCAGTTACCTGCGTAGAAATTGCGGCGGTATAGCTCGTTACTACTCGTTGCTGATGGGTAATAGAGTTGTGTGTACCCATCGGGATCAATGCCACTTTTATAAACAACCAAGATACCGACTTTAGTCAGCGGGTACCGTAGAACACCCACACTGGGTTATCGAGTCTTTCAAACGCAGCAGCAACCGGGTTTATCTGCGTCAGTAAATCACGTAATTCTCGTCTCTGTTGCGCAGTGGCCTGAGCATTGCTCTTTGCCTCAGACTGCGTTTTATTTAACCCAGCAGTGTATTCCGAAACTCGACGGTGTGTATCCGCCACCGCTTGGACTATCTCTTGGGAAACCTTTATTGTCGCCCTTCCCGATGCGTTAAAACCATCCGCCGCACCAGCCGCGCCTGTGGCCTTTTGCTGGAATCTATCCAGCTCGTTATTACCCCGCTGTAGTTCGTCGGTATCGACGCGCAGGGAGATCGATGCAATATCTGCCATGCCTTGCTCCAGAAAAGTGTGCATTTATCAAAAATGTGAGACATTTCATAAGGTAATTTACTGAGCAGACCAATGAAGCATCACTAAGAATTAAACCTTAATATATTAAGATAACTCCATTTATGAAGCATTCCGTTGACTCCTTGTTTTTAACTCAATGATATTAAGTAGTGCTGCGTCGCCAATAGGCATTATTTGCAGTGCAATAAACAACCTAACCTCTGAGGCGTCTATGACCATAAAAAAAATACCATCATTAGTTGCGGCTTTACTTGTTTTGGCTTCAGTATCTACACCGGTAAAAGCGGTGAAATTTGGAGTTTCAAATAACATAATAAAATATACATTCATCACAGCAATACCAAGCCCAGCCTATATTTCCGTGAGATGTGTTTATCGAAAAGACACATATCAGAACGGTGTACTTAAATCCTCCGAAACGATTTACGAGAGTGGTTTACTAAGTCAAGGATGCAGATACGGTACTTGGACAGCCTAATAGCATCTACTATCTATAATTAATTTATAATAGGCATAGCATAACCATAAGCCATGCCTATTATACAAAATAAGTGAAGCGCATTTCTTATTGATTATGGTGAATTAAAGTCAGTGCGACTGATTCCATAATTCTGATATCCAATAACGCGGTTGCCTCATCCTCTACGCCGTGCAACTTCATCAGCCAGGGCAGGCAGTTGTAATCCAACCCGGTTACCCCGCTCATGCCGGTACGCCACTGGGTCGCCAGAGATCGGAAAACCTGAAAAGTGGGCCAGACACAGGGCCAGACCTCCACTGGATCTGGCTCCACATCCTCAAGCGTTAACTCGAATGTGGCGAGTTCTTCTTCGGAGGGATCAGGCGTATAGAATGCCGAGGCAACCGCTGTCAGTTTTTTTCGCGTAACGCCATCAGTTCACGGGTATATGCCATCGCAATTGCATCAAACGCACGCGGGTAGTTATCCAGCAGCACTGAAACGTTATTCGTTTCGATCATATCGTAGATGGACGTTTGCAAATAAATCAGGGGAAAACTGGGGCGATGATTGCGGTACCATTGAACCTGGAATTACATGCAGTAAAGCTAAGACTGGGAACGGTTATTGATCGCTGCCGGTTGGCCAGTACAACAAATTTCATGATTAGTGCCGGTATCAGGAAAAATAGCCCAGATGGCTCTTTGCACCCAGATGGGTTGACGAAAAAATTTGTTGCAGCACGAAAAGCTTCGGGATTGGAGTTTGAAGAAAACCCACCAACGTTTCACGAGATCCGTAGCCTTGCATCGAGGTTATATAGCGTTGAGAAAGGAGAGGAGTTTGCACAGCGTCTGCTGGGGCATAAATCAGCAGTCATGACCAAGAAATACCTCGACCCAAGAGGGAAGGAATACGTGCTTGTTTAAAAAGACCGGATATAGGTTTTCGTGTATTTTCGTGGAGTGCGATTTTTTATGCTTATAAAACAACAAGATAAAAAAAGACCGAATACGATTCCTTTAGCCGTGAAATTTCAATTTTATTATTTTAAATCAAGTAGTTATGTGATTTTTTGGCTATAAAACACGCCACAAAGCGCCGCATTACGGCCCTTTAAGATCATATAGTTACCTGCTTTATTCGTGAAACCTCGTGGAAATTTCGGAAGGGAAAATGACATCAACAATCTTCATCACCTGCCTCATCCTAGCCGCCGTCATGGTGCTGATCCATCCGGCACTTTGCATCCCCTTCATCATTGTGGCCTATCTGCTTGCAAAGAAGGGCCGCATGGCTCTGGATAGCGGCACCAGCATCGCCCTGGGCATAGTCTGTTTCATCGCCGCTTTGACGGTGTTTGTCATGATCCGTCAGTGGTTAAAATAGGAGTGCCACACTTGCCACATTAATGGCATAGGGATAAGGTGGCTAAAACTCAGCCATAGGGAAATATACAATGGACATGTCAGAAAAAGTTATTAAGGACATCATTCATGATGCCGCTGCTGATTTAGTTGCCGATGCAGCCCGCCGTATCTTTAATAAAGGTGTGGAAGTGAATACCTACACAATTATTGAGTGTTTGGTTGATGATCTAACATTTTCCGAAATTAAAGACGACAAGAAAAAATCCCTTATCTTGTCACTTGCTATTAAAGAGGTGCAATCTCATATCGGAAATAAATAGGTGTTTTTTATTTATTAAAATACGGATTAATCCTTTCAACTGCTTGCTGAGTAAGCGTATTTCGCTTAGCCATGAAGCGGTCAATCCTTTCTCTCTTCTGCTCTGCTGTTAGAGTACGATCAAGTCGCACCAATTCGATCTGGTTATTCAACTGCCGCAACTGCGTCTGCGTCGCTGTCATTCTCTTCCGCTGTGCCAGCTTATCCTTGTGTTCCTCCTTCAACTGCTGGGCCTCTTCTGTGCGGCCCTGCTTCTTGTAAGAGTTAATGGTGCTGTTAATCTGGTTGACCTGTTCCATCAGCCGATAGAAATCCTCTGAGAACTGAGTGGATTTAGCCGGATCATCACCATACCCACGCACCAGAGCCTTAATTACCGGCATTTCATCCAAACGCATACTTGGCGTTTCACCATTATCCTGCATCCCTAGCACAAGGATGTTGGACGCCCCCATGACATACGCCCCTAGGCTGCCAGTGTATCCCTGCACAATGTGATCCAGCATCTTCGGAGATAAACCTGTAGTTTGGCCGATCTCACGCATTAGCAAACTGGTTTGCTCGTTGAATCTGGCACTGGCGATAAGGTTGCTATCGGCCATGTTCTCAATCGGGCCACCTTTGAAGAAATCATAATTCACATAGGCTTCAGCAATCGGTAACGCCACCTGCGGGATGGGGTTAAACGCCATTGTTGCCATGAAGTTGTGCGCCATCAGTTTGCCAAATTTTCCCGGTGTATCCTGCCCTCCTAGTGCGCGGGCAAAGCGTTCCGGCATCGTGCCGTATATCAAGCCGATCTCAAATGGTTTAGGCAGCCGAACATGCAGATCTCCCAAGAAGAAATGCCAGTAGGTGTCCTTATCCCAGTCCGGCAACTCTTCGTAACGCTTATCATCCCAGTTCATGGCCAGCAGTGCCAGGGATGCAGCTGTAATCATGCCACCGCGCTTCATTACCCCCACAGGATCGTCCTTAATCGCACGCCCCAACTTGCTCAACCCTTGCATGCGAGCATTGAAGAACGGCAGCATGTCAGAGAGATTAATCATGATCTTGCTGGCTCCCATCATGTTGAAGTCCATCAGATCACGAGATTCAAAGGCCGCTTGTGCCTTGCCTTTCCCTGCCTCAATAGCAGCATTATAGGTTGCAACACGGTTGGCGTTCTCAACTGCCTCACTAACACCCCGATATTTTTGTAGCGCAGCGCCAATTTTATCCATTGCCTCTTTGCTGTTACGCACAATAGAGGATTCGTGTTCTCTAATTTGACTATCCGTATACCCTTTGCGCCGCAACACACCACGAATTGAACTTGCTGTTCCACCTGGATCGTAAACATTGGAATATCCACCACCAAATGTTGCGCCAGCGAACATCATATCAATCAAAGAACCATCCTTTTTTAGTGCCTTGTTGAGTCCTTTAAAAGAGTCAGTAACCGCTTTAAAACCATCTTGGTTTATCGACCAGGAATGCAGTGAGTCACGAATAAAGTTACGAACAATGAAGTCTGGCATACTGGTTGTGCCGATTGTCAGCACTCTCTTGGCCTGGCGAGCCGCCTTCATGAATGCCGAATTACTACGTTCCAAATCGATCATTGTGAATGCCCTATATAATTCCGGATCCACAACTTTGACCAGTTGTTCATTACCATTGGTAAACACCTTCACCACATCCTTGCCAATGCGCTCAAAATCCAGCTTATTTGGCGAGTCGATCACCTCCAGCACGCCGGTATCTGCAAGATTAACTACGGCACGACGCATCGCTTCATTCTTCATCGAAGCATCAATCGACTTTGCTACATAGTTGAAAAGGTTCTCAATCGGATCTTTGATAGTAAGTTCACTGCCTTTTAACCGACGAACGGTACTGCTTTGATTAGCAATACCACGTGAAGTCCACGGCCCCCTAACCTCACCGTTTTCAGCTTCACGGTAGTAAGGTAGATACCATGCACTTTCCCAATTTGCGCGGCTCGTCGGATCAATCAACCCCATATCCTGTTGTAGATCCAAAATTGACTTGATGAATGCGTCGTATTTTTTCTTCTGGGCATCAAACAGCACTTCATTGCCTTTGTTTAGCTCTTTCATGTAGACGATTTCATCAGCAGTGAAGTTATTCTCTTTGCCCTCGGCCATTAACCGCTCAGAACGATGGCCAGCAATCCACTTTAAGAAGTTTTCGCGATGATTGCCAAGGCCATCAAGAATACCGATCAGTGAATCTTCTTTGCCGGTATTAGCCTGGCGCTCAATAACACCTTCGGCCTTGTTGTATTTGGGCAAACCATGCTCAAGCGTGGCCGCCGTTACAGAACCAGCACCCGCCGCCATACGCGCGCCAACATATGCAGATGATCGAGCATCGGATTTACCAGCAGCATCTTCGGCGTATTTCAATGGTGCCATGCCGTCGAAGGTTTTAGTATTCAGCCTGCGTCCAATCTCATGGAGCCAGCTCTTGAGTTCGTCCTTATTCTTGCTCCGCATCTGGCCAAAGAAGTCTTTCGCTTTATCGACCTTCCCCCTTTCAACGTTAAATCCCATCTTGTGGTTGGTGATCTCGTCCATTGTTGGTGCACGAGAATACAGAGCATCAGTACGGCTAAACGTATTATCAAACTCACGCGTGCCAGGCTGCTCTCCTTCATACATCGCAGTACGCTTGAATCGGCCAGCTATGGAACGCAAGATATTACGGATCTCCGCTGGCGTGATATCGCCTGGATTGAAGAAACCCATTTTGCGGAATGCATTGGTGATAGTAGAAACAACGCGATCCCACACCGCCCCCAACCCGGTCAGCTCTGATCGTTCGGCCATATGAGCCAGGAACTCATTGGCTTGCACTTCTGCGGATTCATTGCCATAGGATTTCTTCACTTGCTTCCAGACATTCTGAATGTCAGCATTCTTGCTATCGCGCGTCTGATGCAGCACCCGAATGATGCGGTCGTACTCCACATCACCGATCACGGATGCCAACCCATGGTGCGCTAAAATCTCATGTCGCAACTTAGCACGCAGTTGGGTGCCGTCGGCAATGTTATCGGCCACAACAATCACCCGACTAAGCTCAGGTTGATAAATCGCGTGTACAGTACCGAACTCTTTCGGTATGCCGTTAGGCATCATGTCAGCCGCTTCCGTTTGCGTCTGAACAACTTCAACCTTAATCTTGGCCGCACCATTCAACCGGCGAACCCAGTAATCTGCAACTCGCTGAGCATATACTTTCGTCATCCCTTTTTCTGGCTTGCCACCTTCGACGTCAAAGCTTCCTTCTGTGATAATATTGCCATCGCCAATGTCAGCCCCGTCGCGAGAATACAACGCGATCCCCTTTTCTGTTGGCTTGGTTTTCAGCGTCTTAAACAGCGTATCAAATGCAGCACGAACACCACTGTTCAGTTCTGCCTCAGTGGGATAAGCATACGTTTCAGGATTGGCATGTTCATACGACTTCTTTAGGTTAACAAGATAATCATTGCTGATGCCTTTGGCTTCGGCGCGCTCAAGGATATAACGCTCATAAGCTCGAGCTGCCATTTCCAGATCCGTTGACCAGTAAGGTTTGCTACGTAGTTCATCCAACCTCTGGGCTCGCGCCACCATCCCGCTTTCATTGATGGCTTTCTTCACCCCTTGAAACGCATCCCAAACTTCTTTGCGAACCGGATGCTCAGCGACCACTACCTTTCCATTTTTGACCTGCATCCGCTGCCGGTGGCGGCTGGTTGCGAAAGTATTCCCACGACCGCCTCCGACATCTGCCTGTCCAAAGTAGTTATCAAGTGCATGGAACCACTCATGCGCCAGTGAACCAGCCCCTTTTGATTTGGTCAGATTGATCACTGCTTCACCGGGCTCATAGTGGGCTTTCACAGAATTGGGGCCACCACGGCCACGCGCACCAAATGCTAACCCGAGCTCTCCATTCAATGAGATTGCCCTTGCCGGGACACCGATAATATCAGCCATATCCATTAGGCTATCGTAAGCGTCATTCAGTTCTGCTTGGCGGCGTCCAGGTTCAACATAGTTGCCAAATTGAACGCCACGAAATCCAAACTCATTGTCAAATTTTTCTGGCGTCACATCAGAGGTGCGCCTTAACTCACCTATTCTTCGCTCGTTACTTTCTCGGCGTTGTTCTGCTCTTGCCTGCTCACGCTGCTTTGCAATCTGAGCCTCCAATTCCGCGCGGTTTTCTTTCAGATAATCGCGAGCAGCACGCGGATCCTTAAAGCCACCTTTGACGTTTGTTACGCCGCTGGCCCCTTTGTAGCCAATATACACAT
Proteins encoded in this region:
- a CDS encoding LPD38 domain-containing protein yields the protein MANDPQQQRPEEQIQNANRESLNIRQPGETTHTGFDWEQVRKAREAAGRKTVVNDPSIGAGDVMRAVSSAPFEMIKSSAQLFEAGNEFLDRKAADYRSGEKKPLIDIKVDPAMLQVMRDNSGNVLSEAGSATINHAGKLAGAATEAIQSGYSEGAKQAAAMPFVVEDKEKNFHLGSGFFDKDAWLMNAIPTVTQILVAGGTSKLGSAATRNVVEKAMFNRLSQKLPEEAARQMAKETAELAAARAGKTAFVGAMTASAQGSGGNDMREQINILPFHDLIESPTFQKAFNSIDTNPANANLSDTQKLTLARSQVADQAASAVTADPKMLMLNLAASTLGDHTLFRMMTQRGVASGLLPRATGMGTRGVLGAAAEGITEYGQGSGLRYTQNQELIGKAAQKIDPMKDVLLTGFNQAVVGMGIGGAIGAGSGVRGRRSAPEQQPPVTTPDINAQQDASPQPTPGQFANEEAAGAAATRVDNFRDIPAYLRQDPRIQGFAEDNEVQQALAEQQVSPTAEELIQQQIEAGDQGFTPEELAAQERADQAREELIPRLPAPGQTSVIAMPGEIANVNVDEVQAGTGPQFSGGERVRGQEFIPRENQPSSEVGRANQTYDGEVVPTNAIEDRNIIFTDGPTHNTDEIQSGEPPAFTRGETRNQRNLREYANAVGANNQSGTLPDGRHHVNGTPVDAQTEAYAKGQLPGELMFMSSGRPFPSEHYANVSRWGKTPGSSIEPVEGGFAVRMPPKEVTATPQVDNSAGELIVSASGKPFASERAAGASRWGKTPGAAVEPVEGGFGVRMPIDKSGQTEATQLTVNPRQPEVQNRQMTTPEETNRIDDFGEEIKGAAKHKWGKFSEAMEQQTTDEQYRTEPLSKLFPQPDYSKMSTDGVSHDKLAMIAILRAQIPATKPKHLLQRWVDSTHAMKTLSSQVLNGQVTIDELRQRMSSGALAGMKNTHDLIASLPPEQMASASKYRVSHSSYSVYDGKRYPNGHAVYELETAKGASVRGVADTDKATFMEKARAYIEQESGRAPAPKQTDLGIYANRLTRDVYIGYKGASGVTNVKGGFKDPRAARDYLKENRAELEAQIAKQREQARAEQRRESNERRIGELRRTSDVTPEKFDNEFGFRGVQFGNYVEPGRRQAELNDAYDSLMDMADIIGVPARAISLNGELGLAFGARGRGGPNSVKAHYEPGEAVINLTKSKGAGSLAHEWFHALDNYFGQADVGGGRGNTFATSRHRQRMQVKNGKVVVAEHPVRKEVWDAFQGVKKAINESGMVARAQRLDELRSKPYWSTDLEMAARAYERYILERAEAKGISNDYLVNLKKSYEHANPETYAYPTEAELNSGVRAAFDTLFKTLKTKPTEKGIALYSRDGADIGDGNIITEGSFDVEGGKPEKGMTKVYAQRVADYWVRRLNGAAKIKVEVVQTQTEAADMMPNGIPKEFGTVHAIYQPELSRVIVVADNIADGTQLRAKLRHEILAHHGLASVIGDVEYDRIIRVLHQTRDSKNADIQNVWKQVKKSYGNESAEVQANEFLAHMAERSELTGLGAVWDRVVSTITNAFRKMGFFNPGDITPAEIRNILRSIAGRFKRTAMYEGEQPGTREFDNTFSRTDALYSRAPTMDEITNHKMGFNVERGKVDKAKDFFGQMRSKNKDELKSWLHEIGRRLNTKTFDGMAPLKYAEDAAGKSDARSSAYVGARMAAGAGSVTAATLEHGLPKYNKAEGVIERQANTGKEDSLIGILDGLGNHRENFLKWIAGHRSERLMAEGKENNFTADEIVYMKELNKGNEVLFDAQKKKYDAFIKSILDLQQDMGLIDPTSRANWESAWYLPYYREAENGEVRGPWTSRGIANQSSTVRRLKGSELTIKDPIENLFNYVAKSIDASMKNEAMRRAVVNLADTGVLEVIDSPNKLDFERIGKDVVKVFTNGNEQLVKVVDPELYRAFTMIDLERSNSAFMKAARQAKRVLTIGTTSMPDFIVRNFIRDSLHSWSINQDGFKAVTDSFKGLNKALKKDGSLIDMMFAGATFGGGYSNVYDPGGTASSIRGVLRRKGYTDSQIREHESSIVRNSKEAMDKIGAALQKYRGVSEAVENANRVATYNAAIEAGKGKAQAAFESRDLMDFNMMGASKIMINLSDMLPFFNARMQGLSKLGRAIKDDPVGVMKRGGMITAASLALLAMNWDDKRYEELPDWDKDTYWHFFLGDLHVRLPKPFEIGLIYGTMPERFARALGGQDTPGKFGKLMAHNFMATMAFNPIPQVALPIAEAYVNYDFFKGGPIENMADSNLIASARFNEQTSLLMREIGQTTGLSPKMLDHIVQGYTGSLGAYVMGASNILVLGMQDNGETPSMRLDEMPVIKALVRGYGDDPAKSTQFSEDFYRLMEQVNQINSTINSYKKQGRTEEAQQLKEEHKDKLAQRKRMTATQTQLRQLNNQIELVRLDRTLTAEQKRERIDRFMAKRNTLTQQAVERINPYFNK